A single genomic interval of Primulina huaijiensis isolate GDHJ02 chromosome 7, ASM1229523v2, whole genome shotgun sequence harbors:
- the LOC140981461 gene encoding trihelix transcription factor ENAP1-like — MGDLTESSTLQTPPTRQLPVREDCWTEEATWTLVESWGRRYVELNRGNLRQKDWQEVADVVNAHHGHTKKSRRTDVQCKNRIDTLKKKYKIEKTKIAESDGTLTSSWPFFPRMEYLIGSNSNKHQNSKSPMEMAESTPLLSLPSPPMAVPLSYRSSPSSAMMTPVTLPQKRPMSSLSMDQSYFKRNFSAIAAAAAAPDDDDDDVESEGAEADGSEGRGVEAEEEGDEGIGRLAKAIERFGEIYEKVEGMKQRQMVELEKQRMQFAKDLEVQRMQLFMDTQVQLEKMNQARRSVSSDDVYS, encoded by the exons ATGGGCGATTTGACGGAATCTTCGACTCTTCAAACGCCGCCGACGAGGCAACTACCTGTCCGTGAGGACTGTTGGACGGAAGAGGCTACTTGGACATTGGTTGAATCTTGGGGTCGTCGTTATGTAGAACTCAACCGCGGGAACCTACGTCAGAAGGACTGGCAGGAGGTGGCTGACGTCGTCAACGCGCATCACGGACACACGAAGAAGTCTCGCCGCACCGATGTTCAGTGCAAAAATCGGATCGATACTCTCAAGAAGAAGTACAAGATTGAGAAGACTAAGATCGCCGAATCTGACGGGACTTTAACGTCGTCATGGCCATTCTTCCCTCGTATGGAGTATTTGATCGGATCTAATTCCAATAAGCATCAAAATAGTAAGTCTCCAATGGAGATGGCTGAATCTACTCCTCTTTTATCTCTGCCGTCTCCACCCATGGCCGTGCCGTTGTCCTATCGTAGTTCTCCCTCATCCGCGATGATGACCCCGGTGACTTTGCCTCAGAAACGTCCGATGTCGTCGCTTTCGATGGACCAATCGTATTTCAAGAGGAACTTTTCTGCTATCGCGGCTGCTGCTGCGGCAccggatgatgatgatgatgatgtagAATCTGAAGGGGCTGAAGCTGATGGGAGCGAGGGTAGGGGCGTTGAGGCGGAAGAGGAAGGGGATGAGGGGATAGGAAGATTAGCCAAGGCGATTGAGAGGTTCGGAGAGATATACGAGAAGGTGGAGGGTATGAAGCAGAGGCAGATGGTTGAGTTGGAGAAGCAGAGGATGCAGTTTGCTAAAGATTTGGAGGTTCAGAGGATGCAATTGTTTATGGATACTCAAGTCCAGCTCGAGAAGATGAATCAAGCCAGAAGATCTGTATCTTCTGATG ATGTGTACAGCTAG
- the LOC140980403 gene encoding uncharacterized protein gives MPLVRVEVKNCYGLGVQELYREANKEDPKEILDGVMVAGLSGVLRQLGDLAESSWFNQYQDIESAKMQESKQLELPTSNRRREANQLKGIYEKEDFLHLIRSKSLNLRPIVIGKSKYGEPTSKLSICRPFFGRLMQFARLLEVMMGKVIVTGVTLEFSSGTTC, from the exons ATGCCGTTGGTGAGAGTTGAGGTGAAGAATTGTTATGGACTCGGAGTACAGGAGCTGTACAGGGAGGCGAACAAGGAAGACCCGAAGGAGATTCTTGATGGCGTCATGGTGGCTGGTCTCTCCGGCGTCTTACGTCAGCTCGGGGATCTCGCCGA AAGCTCCTGGTTCAATCAATATCAAGATATTGAGAGTGCAAAAATGCAAGAAAGCAAG CAATTGGAGTTGCCGACATCCAATCGACGAAGAGAAGCTAATCAGCTCAAGGGCATATATGAAAAGGAAGATTTTTTGCATCTAATTCGATCCAAA TCATTGAATCTGAGACCAATTGTAATCGGTAAATCAAAATATGGGGAGCCCACCTCTAAATTGTCCATATGTCGGCCATTCTTCGGAAGGTTAATGCAATTCGCCAG GTTGTTGGAAGTGATGATGGGGAAGGTGATAGTAACTGGGGTGACACTTGAGTTTTCATCTGGCACGACATGCTAG
- the LOC140980404 gene encoding heavy metal-associated isoprenylated plant protein 29-like, whose amino-acid sequence MPIVEMRVHMDCPGCEARIKKALSKLKGVDNVYIDMKMQKVTVMGWADQKKVLKTVRNTGRVAEIWPYPYNLEYHGYAHKYYFSNNSYDSPAPTRNFYSGQRGGGHQYFTEPKPSSVYNYHVHGYNGHGHGYYQQPLSSGLVDEGTRFMFSDENVHGCSIM is encoded by the exons ATGCCG ATTGTGGAGATGAGAGTGCACATGGATTGTCCAGGATGCGAAGCCAGAATAAAAAAAGCTCTTTCCAAATTAAAag GAGTGGACAACGTTTACATAGACATGAAGATGCAAAAGGTGACAGTGATGGGGTGGGCTGATCAGAAAAAAGTCCTGAAAACTGTGAGAAATACAGGTCGGGTTGCGGAGATCTGGCCATATCCCTACAACCTGGAATACCATGGTTATGCCCACAAGTATTATTTCAGCAACAATAGTTATGACAGCCCAGCTCCGACCAGGAACTTCTACTCTGGACAGCGAGGTGGAGGCCATCAATATTTTACGGAGCCTAAGCCATCCTCAGTATACAACTATCACGTGCACGGCTACAACGGGCATGGGCATGGTTACTACCAGCAGCCACTCTCCTCTGGTCTTGTCGATGAGGGAACTAGATTCATGTTCAGTGATGAGAATGTTCATGGTTGCTCTATTATGTGA